A single region of the Phycisphaerae bacterium RAS1 genome encodes:
- a CDS encoding RNA polymerase sigma factor, giving the protein MSPTPNLIDPKVVPYHGPAELEESWRQFVQTYTHQGTSAYNARNAALLNAVAFGDGGAAALTREYSGDPDGLTRLRRNVEDAILTLGNLTERLAPMRLLHKTIVTSLLDQWVDVRTQHGVYASPTGPGLTETEHSALAASAAAAIKSPVGGLLAGSLRMAFDRILGAELHRLRVRGRDDEERVPVLVEDVFHRTLFSYDPSRGAQFGSFLTGGIRNFVQQKLRQLKGAARVQRNTVYSVNWTAADRAAAQPPDARICVTEDIERLRQMLDSLEPLSRRILELRFGLADGIEHTYKDIGAKLGITLQNAQQRVERALSRCREHTGAGTSGPGNSR; this is encoded by the coding sequence ATGTCGCCGACGCCGAATCTCATTGATCCGAAGGTCGTTCCCTATCACGGTCCGGCTGAGTTGGAGGAGAGCTGGAGACAGTTTGTCCAGACCTACACGCATCAAGGCACCAGCGCCTATAACGCGCGAAACGCCGCGCTTCTCAATGCAGTGGCTTTCGGCGACGGCGGCGCGGCGGCGCTGACGCGCGAGTATTCCGGCGATCCCGATGGGCTCACCCGGCTGCGGCGGAACGTGGAGGACGCCATTCTCACCCTCGGCAATCTCACCGAACGTTTGGCGCCGATGCGGCTGCTGCACAAGACAATTGTCACGAGCCTCCTGGATCAATGGGTGGACGTTCGGACGCAGCATGGCGTTTACGCCTCTCCCACCGGCCCTGGCCTCACGGAGACAGAGCACAGTGCGCTGGCAGCCAGCGCTGCCGCCGCGATCAAATCGCCCGTCGGGGGACTTCTGGCGGGCTCCCTGAGAATGGCGTTCGATCGGATTCTGGGCGCCGAACTACATCGGCTACGCGTCCGTGGCCGGGACGATGAAGAGCGGGTCCCGGTGCTGGTTGAGGACGTGTTTCATCGGACGCTCTTCTCGTACGATCCCAGCCGCGGCGCACAATTCGGGAGCTTTCTTACCGGCGGTATCCGGAACTTCGTGCAGCAGAAACTGCGCCAGCTGAAGGGCGCGGCTCGCGTTCAGCGCAACACCGTATACTCGGTGAACTGGACCGCCGCTGATCGGGCAGCGGCACAACCACCGGATGCAAGAATCTGCGTCACCGAGGATATCGAGCGGCTACGCCAGATGCTCGATTCCCTAGAGCCCTTATCACGACGCATCCTCGAACTACGGTTTGGCCTGGCAGATGGGATCGAGCACACCTACAAGGACATCGGCGCGAAGCTGGGCATAACGCTTCAGAATGCCCAGCAGAGGGTCGAGAGGGCCTTAAGCAGGTGCCGCGAGCACACCGGGGCCGGTACTTCCGGTCCGGGCAACTCTCGATAG
- the traI_2 gene encoding Multifunctional conjugation protein TraI has product MLRITQSNSASRAKSYYSTADYYSEGQELVGFWRGEGAKRLGLSGIVDRADWDRLCDNCVPQSGEPLTVRRKADRRVGYDFNFHCPKSVSLLYGITQDERILTAFRDSVEDTMQDIEAESKARVRAGGRNEDRVTGNMVWGEFVHFTARPEDGVPDPHLHAHCFAFNATFDAEEQRWKAGQFGDLKRDAPYFEAVFHARLARRMEELGLATERTAKGWELKGIGADTLAGFSRRTTRIEKLARERGITDPDAKAALGAQTRSGKAKELTMPELKAAWAERLDEKESGDLDALAKRIGQAGYGENGDAAREAVQRAIEHTFERASVVPERTLLTAALRQGTGKASQRTIESLVGQQPMLRGVRRGRRMISTQQVLEEESRMLSFARSGRGACRPLNPGLTRFNREWLNPGQKAAVRHVVESRDRVILVRGVAGSGKTTMMEEAREAIETGGQRVLAFAPSASASRDVLRAAGFPTAETVARLLVDRELQQEARGGVIWIDEAGQMGTRTMREVFELADALDARVVLSGDRRQHGSVERGAALRLLEQEAGLRPAEIREIQRQKDKYRAAVKDLSEDRTEEGFRRLDDLGWIREVADEERDGALAAAYVETVTQGKSALVVSPTHAEGNRITAEIRSQLRKRGLIGSEERRFLELIPANLTLGERRDPVNYRQGDVLVFHQNSKGFRKGQRVLVGEGPLPLDQAERFSVFRSAEIDLSAGDDIRITKGGTGEGGARRLNNGDIFRVRGFTDNGDLLVAPRDEKNPAKAFVIGRHYGHLTHGIVVTSHASQGKTVDRVLIGQSSQSFPASSREQFYVSASRGREQALVFTDDKESLLAAVSRSDERLSATELAADCAAIRSRMARERVAEGVATWTRGAEREYGRERPDYDR; this is encoded by the coding sequence ATGCTTCGCATTACCCAAAGCAACAGCGCATCCCGCGCCAAGAGCTACTACAGCACCGCCGATTACTACTCCGAGGGCCAGGAACTGGTCGGCTTCTGGCGCGGCGAGGGCGCGAAACGACTCGGATTGTCCGGAATCGTCGATCGGGCGGATTGGGACCGGCTGTGCGACAATTGCGTGCCGCAGTCGGGCGAGCCACTTACGGTACGTCGTAAAGCCGATCGCCGCGTCGGTTATGACTTCAATTTCCATTGCCCGAAGAGCGTGTCGCTGCTTTACGGAATTACTCAGGACGAGCGCATCCTGACGGCGTTCCGCGACTCGGTCGAGGACACGATGCAGGACATCGAGGCGGAGAGCAAGGCCCGCGTGCGCGCAGGCGGGCGCAACGAGGACCGCGTTACCGGCAACATGGTCTGGGGCGAGTTCGTCCATTTCACGGCGCGCCCGGAAGACGGGGTTCCCGACCCGCATCTTCATGCCCACTGCTTTGCCTTCAACGCAACGTTCGACGCCGAAGAGCAACGCTGGAAGGCCGGGCAATTCGGCGATCTCAAACGCGACGCCCCGTACTTCGAGGCGGTGTTTCACGCGCGGCTGGCGCGCCGGATGGAAGAGCTGGGGCTTGCGACGGAGCGCACCGCGAAAGGATGGGAACTCAAGGGTATCGGCGCGGATACGCTCGCCGGTTTCTCGCGGCGAACTACGCGGATCGAAAAGCTCGCGCGCGAGCGGGGCATCACCGATCCGGACGCGAAGGCGGCACTCGGAGCGCAGACGCGCTCGGGCAAGGCGAAGGAACTGACCATGCCTGAACTGAAAGCCGCCTGGGCGGAGCGGCTCGATGAGAAGGAATCGGGCGATCTCGATGCGCTGGCGAAACGCATCGGCCAAGCCGGGTATGGCGAGAACGGAGACGCGGCGCGGGAGGCCGTGCAGCGGGCAATCGAGCATACCTTCGAGCGTGCCTCGGTGGTGCCGGAGCGGACGCTGCTCACCGCGGCGCTCAGGCAGGGCACGGGAAAGGCGTCGCAACGCACGATTGAATCGCTGGTCGGCCAGCAGCCGATGCTTCGCGGCGTCCGCCGCGGCCGGCGCATGATCAGCACACAGCAGGTGCTCGAAGAGGAAAGCCGGATGCTGTCTTTCGCCCGCAGCGGGCGCGGCGCTTGCCGTCCACTCAATCCCGGGCTAACACGGTTCAATCGCGAATGGCTCAATCCCGGCCAGAAAGCCGCCGTCCGCCACGTCGTCGAATCGAGGGACCGGGTAATCCTGGTGCGCGGCGTCGCCGGCTCGGGCAAAACCACGATGATGGAAGAGGCCCGTGAGGCCATCGAGACCGGCGGGCAGCGGGTGCTCGCGTTCGCGCCGTCGGCGAGCGCAAGCCGCGACGTGCTGCGCGCGGCGGGCTTCCCGACTGCGGAAACGGTGGCGCGCCTCCTTGTCGACCGCGAGTTGCAGCAGGAGGCGAGGGGCGGCGTCATCTGGATCGATGAGGCAGGCCAGATGGGCACGCGGACCATGCGCGAGGTGTTCGAGCTGGCGGATGCGCTCGATGCCCGTGTCGTGCTGTCCGGGGATCGCAGGCAGCACGGTTCGGTTGAGCGCGGCGCGGCGCTGCGCCTTTTGGAACAGGAGGCGGGACTCAGGCCGGCGGAGATAAGGGAAATCCAGCGGCAGAAAGACAAATACAGGGCCGCCGTGAAGGATCTGAGCGAGGACCGGACGGAGGAGGGGTTCCGCCGGCTCGACGATCTCGGCTGGATTCGCGAGGTGGCCGACGAGGAGCGCGACGGCGCGCTCGCCGCGGCGTACGTGGAGACGGTGACGCAGGGCAAATCGGCGCTTGTAGTGTCGCCGACCCACGCAGAGGGCAATCGCATCACCGCGGAGATTCGCAGCCAGCTTCGCAAGCGCGGGCTGATTGGCAGCGAAGAGCGCCGGTTCCTGGAACTGATCCCGGCGAACCTCACGCTTGGCGAGCGCCGCGATCCGGTCAATTACCGGCAAGGCGACGTGCTGGTGTTTCACCAGAATTCCAAGGGATTTCGCAAGGGACAGCGCGTGCTGGTGGGAGAGGGGCCGCTTCCGCTCGACCAGGCCGAGCGTTTCTCGGTATTCCGAAGCGCCGAGATCGATCTGTCGGCGGGCGATGATATCCGCATCACCAAAGGCGGCACCGGCGAGGGCGGCGCGCGCCGGCTCAATAACGGCGACATCTTCCGGGTGAGGGGATTCACGGATAACGGCGACCTGCTGGTCGCGCCGCGTGACGAGAAAAACCCGGCCAAGGCGTTTGTCATCGGCCGGCACTACGGGCATCTGACGCATGGCATTGTGGTTACCAGCCACGCGAGCCAGGGCAAAACCGTCGATCGCGTGTTGATCGGCCAGTCGTCGCAGAGTTTTCCGGCATCGAGCCGTGAGCAGTTTTATGTGTCGGCCTCGCGCGGCCGCGAGCAGGCGCTGGTGTTTACCGACGACAAGGAATCGCTGCTTGCCGCGGTCAGCCGCAGCGACGAGCGGCTGAGCGCGACCGAGCTTGCGGCCGACTGCGCGGCGATCAGGAGCCGCATGGCGCGCGAGCGTGTTGCTGAGGGCGTGGCGACCTGGACGCGCGGCGCGGAACGTGAGTACGGAAGGGAGCGGCCAGACTATGACCGATAG